A stretch of the Capsicum annuum cultivar UCD-10X-F1 chromosome 10, UCD10Xv1.1, whole genome shotgun sequence genome encodes the following:
- the LOC124887725 gene encoding uncharacterized protein LOC124887725, translating to MKDLITKKRAFSYDPVDNVHHCSAVATRSLVEKKKDPNAFTIPCTIGSFNFVHVLYVLGASIELMPFMVIFNVCKSMRQPDELRVIYVINVYDEEVDSFHDVDAVTLWDDGFDAAVPI from the exons atgaaggatctgaTCACCAAGAAGAGAGCATTCAGTTATGATCCAGTTGATAatgttcatcattgtagtgctgtAGCCACTAGATCATTAGTGGAGAAGAAAAAGGATCCCAATGCTTTCACTATACCTTGCACCATTGGATCTTTCAACTTTGTGCATGTTTTGTATGTCTTAGGTGCTAGCATCGAACTCATGCCATTTATG gtgatattcaatgtatgcaaatccATGAGACAGCCTGATGAATTGAGAGTGATATATGTTATtaatgtgtatgatgaagaggtagattcattccatgatgttgaTGCAGTAACTTTATGGGATGATGGTTTTGATGCGGCTGTTCCAATTTAA